GAGGCATAAATCGGCATAGGCCTACCACCGTTCTCCAGGGCAGTTCCCTCTTGGTTTCGTCGTACCATTGGAGAAGTTGGGACCTGAACAACCCAATGTCTTCTGCGTTGTAGAAGTAATGGTAAGTAGAGGAGTCCACATCTGTCGGTTCTGATAGAGGCGATAACGTGCTTTTACACATCAGAGAAGATTGCAACCAGATTGCATgtaaaaagtcaaaacaaaacccTTGATGATGAATCAATTAGACGAAGCATGCGTTTACCCTCTTTGACTGGAGTCACTTTTCTTTTACTTCtttgcacagtaggcctatctgtgttctCCGCTGTGGCCACCTTCTTGCCCTTCTGCAGGGCTGATCTGAGCCTACTCATGTTAAAATTGTTTAAAAACTATGTTGCTTAAAACTACGTTATACATTCACAAAGTCGTGATTATGACCAACCCTATGCAAACAGTAAGAACCATGCCTTGTTCACTGTACCTCGTTGTTAACGAaagttatgtaaaaaaaaaaaaaaatctcacgaGGTTCCTGGCGACTCTTggggtacatcccaatatgtgtccttgcctcctccacttgtgcttgtctcctcgtcccgcctcctggcccctcctccgtggagaaaacgataaagtttccctgctgtcagcctcgccacaacaacttttgagggactatttttcattcaccatcccaattgcaaacgagaaaaaaactttacaattgagcttttgcaagatattgaaatataatgctgttgtcagtgatgtcatcatgacgggaagcaagtggagggggcaagtggaggaggcaaggtcacatattgggatgtaccctTGGTTTATTTACAATGTGCATTTCCGTGATTTCCTCTCCCGCCATTTGCTGAGGTAAAACCCAAATCCTATGGCATCCAATAGTAGAGCAGCAGCGTTAAATCGTCATAGTCTGAACGTGGGGCGGGTTTCCGTGTGTCAACCAATAGAAGAAGGATTTTATTACAACTTATAATAAAAGCTCAACCAGAGAGTGATGCGGTAAAAGTTTCTAGTAGTTTTTATTAGGTCTTATAAAAGTAACATTTGACATGCAGGTGCTTCAATCTTCTCGCCTTTTATCTTCTATAATCTTTGCCATAgctgtaaaaaagaaaaacagtttaGGAACCTTAAAATCATTATTCGATTTCATGATACAGAATGGCTACATAAAAGACACTAAAATAAATATCACACACCCTCAGGTATGTTGACTTTGTTGGACTGTAAAATGTCAGCTTGGATATCATCCATCTTCATGTACAGCATCTCAGTGTCGGACTACACCAAACaaacaagaacaaacaaacaaataaaaacttaTTCATGGACATTTCTTCCGTGAGTCTAAGTGTCAAACATTATTACTAATCATTATCAACACAATAGCCACACAATATATAATAttacataatacatacataccaTAAACAATTGAAAAAGGTCTTTGCCCATAGCCTTACTGACGCGATCCTTCACCAGTGGGTAGGTGCGGACAAAGTGCTAAAACATATGAGGATTAAGAGAGGATTATTGAGgataatggagaaaaaaaaactgtggaaAAATGCATTAATTACATTAATcgatattgatgtgtgtgtgtgtgtgtgtgtgtgtgtgtgtgtgtgtgtgtgtgtgtgtgtgtgtgtgtgtgtgtgtgtgtgtgtgtgtgtgtgtgtgtgtgtgcgtgcttctgtgtgtgtgcacgcacgcgcatgtgtaAGAATGCTGTGTAACCTCCAGGGCTaggctggcttgtgtgtgtgtgtgtgtgtgtgtgtgtgtgtgtgtgtgtgtgtgtgtgtgtgtgtgtgtgtgtgtgtgtgtgtgtgtgtgtgtgtgtaacctccaGGGTTAGACTGGCTTGTCTCTGTGCGTCGGCGTGGCTCTGGTTGCCCATGGCGTACAGCAGGTGGTGCACTACCCTCAGATGGATCAGCTCGAAAGACAGCTCCCTACTGTCCTGGGCCAGCAtccttcacaacacacacacatacacacatacacacacacacacacgagacaggcCTCTtaacaaatatattcacaaaaactGTACTGTGATATCGTTGCAAGAAACGTTTTATTCCATGATGTTCCGGTTTTATGATAAACTGTTACTCTTAATTTACTATTCATGTGACATTTATGAGTGTGACCTATAGGCTTTACCTAATGGCTTTGGCTGATGCAGCTTGCTGGACGAACAGCGGTAAGGAGTCTGTCATCTTCATCATTTCAGGATCTGAAAATAGGATTGGCATTGTGGTGGTTTTTGAAGAAGAATTTTAGAATAACTTTTAGAATAACTTTAgaatatacattttacattttcccattttatattttattgatAAAGACCAGCAGACCAAATCAACATTTAGTGGTTCATTCAATTCACACGACTTGAATAAATAATTCAATACTGTTACATTGTATTATGTAGTTGTGAGGTAAATGATAAATATTTTGATATTATTTACTACTATAAAttacttaaacttcaaggaaGGAAGCTTAAACTATGTAAAGAACAATGATAGATAAAGCGTGTGTGGTTTCATACACATAGTAATGTGCATGACATTTGATAAGCATACCCAAACATATTGCTAATCTCCAATACAGTAAATCAGATGTACAATAAATCCACACTACAGTCTAACCTTCGAGGATCTTGTATTTCTGCACTCCTTCCTTGACAGGCTTCAGCAGAGCCACCAGGCCCTTAAGAAGAGCTGGCTTCACCTCATACTCCTTCAgttgtacaatcagctccaaagcTGTGAGAAAGACCATGTTCTTTTACTTAGTAAGGAGAAACagagcttttatttatttatgtatttatttcaaACCCTGGTTGTTGACCAGACAAAAGAAGTGTTGCAGCAGATTAAACTATAAAAATTGCCATCGTACCTTCATGTTGCACTTCAAGGTGCAAAGACCTAAGGGAGTTCAGCACTGGCTCAACGATGCTTGGGTAGGACACCTTTACAATGTCCTAAGATGACAGAATAGTGTCACGTGAAGTTTCATAAAAAGAGAATAAGAGGGAGCCCCTTACAGACACAGAGTTGCTGTCTTGGTCATATCCACAACCCTTTGCTCAGCTCCGTGTGTACTTCCTATACCTCCTGTCCTACTGGTGCTTACCTGTGCAATGCGGAGGGTGTGAAGCACCAGCTGCTGAGTCTTTGGGGAGCAGCAGGGTAGCAGGGCGATCAGGCCCTTGTACACTTGGTTCTGGTACTTGGGGTTGCCGTGAGCCAGGGACTCCAGGAGCGCCTGAGCTGTTTCCTGGGTGCTCTCGGCCTGCAGTGTGGCCAGGCATTCAGCGATGGCTTTCACCCCTGTACCCCTCAATAAAAATATGTGttttaatagtagcctactgtacaatgCTCATGCAGGGAtatccagtaggcctactgcccatGAAGTGTTTTTAAGTAGCGGCGTTGCTTACCATAGCTCTCACAGATAAGTTCTTTATACCTGCGCCCAGCCTTGGAAACTATCTGGAGCAGATGCAGCGCCTCAGCTTTGTCTTCCTCTTGGGTGTTGGACTGACCCAAGATCTCCAGAAGGGTCAGGACCCCACCAACCTCCAGGAACTCAATCAGATATCGATGGCTTACATACAAGGATATTGTTATTGTGAGAATGACAATCCGAATTTGATTAAATAAGGGAGTGCAAAAGTTTGCTTACTTGCTTGATGCAGAGAGGAAGACACCCACTGCTTTTAGCTGTAGTCCTAAACAGGTTCCAAACATGTATCTGAATATTGTGTTAAGGTCTGCATGCTAACTGTTGCCTATGATAAAGgaaggataggcctacttattattaaGATATAATTGATTGATTAAGCAATAAACACAGACTGTATGGATACGTCAGTCTCAGCCAGGCCGTGAGTCTTGCCAGAAATAAACTGGCCACCTGCGCAAATTCCAGTTCCAGTTCGGGACAGGTTTTACCTTGATGCTGACTTAAAAACTCAGTAAGCATGCGACTCCGCACAGTTTTATTACCCTGATCCCATTCCCGAAGGAAAGCCATTACTTCACTTATAGCTACTTGTTCTTTGCTGGTTGACATTTCGGTAGTCCGACTAACTGAGTTGAAAAAGGAAAATGGGCTTTGTCAGCGTTGGTTTGCTATCTAGCAAGAATATAGAATGTTTTGCCTTTTCAGATCCATACAAATTGTCCAGTGTAACGTTGTAATTTCGTACTGAGTGTCGTTGTATCCTTCATTAGGTTCTAACAAATTTGACATATGTTTTCTTATTGCATCGTTTGCTGAGAAAGTTTGCTTCAATAGTCAAATCGGTGCAAATCACCCACACACTTCCTTCCCACTATGTTTACGGTACGGTTGCCAGGCACTGCGTTAATGTTTACTGAATGTACGGTGTCTGAAAAGGGACAAACAGTTTGAGCAAGCGACAAAAacttgttttcattttatttgtatttattcacTGTACACATAACAACACTTAATTTTCCAAAACGTACTAATAAAAAAAGTATGCATTCCCCAACAAAAAAGTCCAAACAACAACCCTGATGGTTATTTTCCTTTTGTGCGTTTGATCAAAACAATGAGAATTCCAGTAATGTGATGTATGTAATGAGTGGTGGTGTTTACCCATTAAACCTTTACAAAGGTGCACATAAATCATTGGCTACATAAAACAGCCATGCAATGATACACCTGTCTGTATTGACACACCAATGTCAAAGATATTGTTTAATAACGATAGGCGTAACATATAATGTAATTATGGTCTATATGAACCAAACCTAACATGTAGTCTATACCATATATTTTCAACATATCATTTGACACATAATGCCATGCATTTAAAACAAGTGAACAGCACTCACAGGACACATTTCTCCGCAGAAAAGAAATGGGGGATTTGGTCAGGGAGTACAGTAACTGAAAAGCCAATCACCATTCAGAATCGGTATACACAATCTTCTGGCAAATTCAGTTAGTCTACTTAGACATGCAAGCAGTATAGCCTGCTTTGGTCATCCAAACCAACATTTTGATTGCATATCAAAGGCCAGTTTGAAGGCATGTATGCCCAGTGCTGGATACTGGGGGCAAGGTCAACAGGTGCCTCCACTTTATTTCTTGGAATCCTGAACCTTCTGTATCTCCTACAAAGACAAAGAGCAATATCCACTGTCATTGTCAAACGTATTACATGGCAGGGCACATTCAGGCCAAACTTCAATGACAGTAAGcatagaacaggggtgtcaaactcaaattcacagtgggccaaaatcaaaatgcatttaAATTATGACTAATTGCACTAATTGACTAATAACattaattgtgcatgcatgcacctaATGGTAAACACATGGTAGACCAATTTTACAAACATTCATATGGTgaaaaatgtgcctgcacatattctgttgtactTCACACTGAACAATGCATTTGAACGAATCACTGATTTGAACTTAATTGTCATAGTGGCCTGGGCCCTCTCATAAATCCAGTGTGACACACAACATTTCTTTTTCAAGCCATAATAgcctattatatattattattgcgTGTGGACCAACTGTAATATTTGAAATGACCTTTGCGGGCCATGCAAAATGacactacagtcccaggaaaaagtttgtacaccctttgaaatttcttacatttctgtcaaaattggtcataaagcatggtctgatcttcccggaaatcacaagaaggaacaaccagagtctgctttaactaattcaacccaaacatttacaaatttacatattttcattggccataagatgtaaacattcacaggacagaaaggcataagtaagtacacccttgcattcaataggttttaaccctaaatttgtcgcaat
This is a stretch of genomic DNA from Engraulis encrasicolus isolate BLACKSEA-1 chromosome 6, IST_EnEncr_1.0, whole genome shotgun sequence. It encodes these proteins:
- the mutyh gene encoding adenine DNA glycosylase, giving the protein MSTSKEQVAISEVMAFLREWDQGNKTVRSRMLTEFLSQHQGKTCPELELEFAQVASLFLARLTAWLRLTYMFGTCLGLQLKAVGVFLSASSNHRYLIEFLEVGGVLTLLEILGQSNTQEEDKAEALHLLQIVSKAGRRYKELICESYGVKAIAECLATLQAESTQETAQALLESLAHGNPKYQNQVYKGLIALLPCCSPKTQQLVLHTLRIAQDIVKVSYPSIVEPVLNSLRSLHLEVQHEALELIVQLKEYEVKPALLKGLVALLKPVKEGVQKYKILEDPEMMKMTDSLPLFVQQAASAKAIRMLAQDSRELSFELIHLRVVHHLLYAMGNQSHADAQRQASLTLEHFVRTYPLVKDRVSKAMGKDLFQLFMSDTEMLYMKMDDIQADILQSNKVNIPEAMAKIIEDKRVARNLFLNNFNMSRLRSALQKGKKVATAENTDRPTVQRSKRKVTPVKEEPTDVDSSTYHYFYNAEDIGLFRSQLLQWYDETKRELPWRTVAMTEQDIDVRTYAVWVSEIMLQQTQVATVIDYYNKWMKKWPTVEKLAAATLEEVNQMWAGLGYYSRGRRLHEGAQKVVSELGGEIPRTTEMLLKQLPGVGRYTAGAIGSIALGQVTGVVDGNVIRVLCRARAIGADSTSPAVTEALWKIADTLVDPQRPGDFNQAMMELGARVCTPKNALCNQCPVKSHCHAFKKVSVKQEKECRALQSKLDPEVNGSIPDIENCVTSGTCALCLSEPWDAQLGVQNYPRKPVKKAARVERTLVCVLERDGAGEEKEYLLTQRPNKGLLAGMWELPGVLTEEGASAAKQKKALCAEMGKTLGVQLDKQPLEFVGEVIHIFSHIHQTYVVHSMVLPADTDMEDKTTLQWLTSSALGEAAVSTGVKKIMKLYESKKNPKEDSTKMKKRKGLEAKSDKKPKKSKDSSGGGKQLCLTKFFTTSKSN